Sequence from the Methanosarcina siciliae T4/M genome:
TTGTGGAATCCGCTTCGCTCCTGTCTTTCAAACTTCCTTCCTGACCGTCCTTTACGTATGAACGTACCTTAATGAAGTAAGCAAGGGCTGCGATAGGTAAGGCATATCCTATTCCATAGACAGCCAGGTTTGTTTCCGGGGGTTTAAAAATAACGCCCAGGAAGTTAACCCCCAGCACGACAACGGTAAGCCCCACCAGGTTCAGTTCCAGTTCCTCAATGTCATTTATCTCCAGCCAGCCTGGTAAAGGGAGCGGCTGAATAAACAGCTGGTAGAGCCCGATAGAGGTCACGAAGAGTACCGTACCGACCAGGAAGAGATGTACTGTCTCCACAATTTCAACAATTATGTTCACCTCCGGGTTTACATCTGTCATTCCGGTAACCAGTTCACCCATAAAGAGAACCAGATCTACGCCGCCTTTAATAAACAAAACACAGGCAGTAATTGCCAGCCCGATGACGGGAATCAGTACAAAGTATCTCATTCTGGCAATAAATTTCACAACTTTCATAAGCAGATTCCCCTCTCACCTTGTGAGAAATAGTTTGGCTTTCCTTTGCCGTCTCGAACACTTTGATATCGGTGGCTCTAAAGCCGCTGCAATCCCAGGCGGAACTGGTAATCCGGAATGATATCACAAATTTACTGTTCCGTCATCATCCGCTTCAGGTCCGCTTCATCGTCTTTGATCAGTTCTCCTGTAGCCCATGGAAAGTTCGGTGATGGCGGAGAGCCCCAGAGTATGGTGGTTCCTGCCTGTCAGTTCACAGCCCCGAGTAGGAGAACAGAGCGCTGTGGTCTGCATGTTGGTATAGCGCAGGGCCCGGTTTGCCAGCCTTTCCAGGTTGGGCGTTTCGCAGATTCCCCCTAAAACTGATATCTGCCCGTAACCCACGTCGTCCAGAATAAAAAATATCACATTTGGTGCACCTTCTCCGTCCCTTGTCGGCCTGGGCCAGGCAGTTGAGGATTCGTCAAGTGTCCTTCCGATAACGCCAGGAAAAGGTTTTCCGGGCTTGTATTCTATCAATTCAGGTATTATTGCCCCCCATTCTTTCGGAACCTGTAATATTATTCATCGAGTCCCAGATTTTATACAGGCTCAATCTTTTGACTGTACCTGATCCCCCTTTGAGACTCCCCCATTTTTCTGCTTTCAGTCCGCTCTCACGAAACATCTCAGAACACTTTCTTCCAATCATCCTTCATGCTGATCACGATCCAGTCCCGTTCCTTTACCATCTGCAGCGTCTTCTCACTTCCCTCATCGTAGGCATACTCGCGCTTTGCGTCATCATGGCGGAGCAACAACGATAGAGAGTTTTGACCGCTTTTCTGTGCAAGCCACAGCATATGCAGATCTCCATCCGAATTGCCGGCAGCCAGAATGGGCTTGCGGCCAATATGCAGCTCGATATTGACCGGCTTGCCTGCTCCGTCGTCAATAGGATCGACCAGGCCTTTCTTGCGAAAAATTACCGGTCCCTCATCAGTCATCCGGGTCTCAAATGAGATGTTGCTGCCGATAACCCGCTCTTTTGGGATGCTGTAGATCTCCTCCGAGACTGTACGCAAGAAGCTCATACCGCCACCGGACGCCAGGAAGACCTTAAAGCCGTTATCGGCCAGGTAGTGCGCGAGCTCAACCATCGGCTTGTATGTCAGATCTTTGTACAGCATGCCAAAACGGGGATGTTTGGCAGTCTCCAGGAACTCTTTAGCCATAAGCATGAAATCGTCCTGAGACATGCCGGCATGAGAATCAAAGACGGTCTTCATCAGCTCTTTAAAATCGCCGCCAGCATGAGGATCAAGCCTGAAAAAGTAGGTCAGGTCGTCCGTTGCCGCTGCCTTAAAGTGTGGCTGGTCCAGGAGCGCAGGGTCTGCCTCAGCCATCTGTTTCAGCCGGTCTATGACAAAGAAAAGCTGAACATACATGGGCTTCTCAACCCACATGGTTCCATCGTTGTCCAGGATGGCAATTCGCTCGGCTTCCGGCACAAAATCAGCGCTTTCAGGATTTATGACGGCGTTTACGTAATTGATGATTGCTTTCTTAGCTGGTGTTTCGTTCCACAACGAGAGAATTTCGGACATTGT
This genomic interval carries:
- a CDS encoding HAD family hydrolase gives rise to the protein MSEILSLWNETPAKKAIINYVNAVINPESADFVPEAERIAILDNDGTMWVEKPMYVQLFFVIDRLKQMAEADPALLDQPHFKAAATDDLTYFFRLDPHAGGDFKELMKTVFDSHAGMSQDDFMLMAKEFLETAKHPRFGMLYKDLTYKPMVELAHYLADNGFKVFLASGGGMSFLRTVSEEIYSIPKERVIGSNISFETRMTDEGPVIFRKKGLVDPIDDGAGKPVNIELHIGRKPILAAGNSDGDLHMLWLAQKSGQNSLSLLLRHDDAKREYAYDEGSEKTLQMVKERDWIVISMKDDWKKVF
- a CDS encoding YqhA family protein, yielding MKVVKFIARMRYFVLIPVIGLAITACVLFIKGGVDLVLFMGELVTGMTDVNPEVNIIVEIVETVHLFLVGTVLFVTSIGLYQLFIQPLPLPGWLEINDIEELELNLVGLTVVVLGVNFLGVIFKPPETNLAVYGIGYALPIAALAYFIKVRSYVKDGQEGSLKDRSEADSTNNKSNMLSHEKKD
- a CDS encoding sulfatase-like hydrolase/transferase — protein: MIEYKPGKPFPGVIGRTLDESSTAWPRPTRDGEGAPNVIFFILDDVGYGQISVLGGICETPNLERLANRALRYTNMQTTALCSPTRGCELTGRNHHTLGLSAITELSMGYRRTDQRR